From Lolium perenne isolate Kyuss_39 chromosome 5, Kyuss_2.0, whole genome shotgun sequence, a single genomic window includes:
- the LOC127299634 gene encoding 3'(2'),5'-bisphosphate nucleotidase, which translates to MAARVGLPQQALLASALARSPSPSPARLPYPPLLRLPTYCRFFSASADAGLQNLRRRLPFAARAMSQRSEAAGSPYAAELAAAKKAVSLAARLCQTVQQEIEQSDVQSKADKSPVTVADYGSQILVSLVLNMEVTTGSFSMVAEEDSEDLRKDGAEEILERITDLVNETLAEDASFNILLSQEGILAAIDSGKSEGGPSGRHWVLDPIDGTKGFLRGGQYAIALALLDEGKVVLGVLGCPNLPLSSINNLNGSSSGDQVGALFSATIGCGAEVQSLDGSPPQKISVCSTDNPVNASFFESYEGAHTMHDLTGSIAEKLGVQAPPVRIDSQAKYGALARGDGAIYLRFPYKGYREKIWDHAAGAIVVTEAGGLVTDASGNDLDFSKGRFLDLDTGIIATNKQLMPSLLKAVQEAIKEKDQVPSPL; encoded by the exons ATGGCTGCGCGCGTGGGCCTTCCGCAGCAGGCGCTCCTCGCCTCCGCTCTTGCTCGAAGCCCATCTCCTTCTCCTGCTCGCCTCCCTTATCCTCCTCTCCTCCGCCTCCCCACCTACTGCCGattcttctccgcctccgccgACGCCGGGCTCCAAAACCTCCGCCGTCGCCTCCCCTTTGCTGCCCGCGCCATGTCGCAGCGATCGGAGGCCGCTGGCAGCCCGTACGCTGCCGAGCTCGCCGCCGCCAAGAAGGCCGTCTCCCTCGCCGCCCGCCTCTGCCAG ACGGTGCAACAGGAAATTGAGCAATCAGATGTTCAGTCGAAAGCGGATAAAAGTCCCGTAACAGTAGCTGACTATG GGTCTCAAATATTGGTAAGTCTCGTGTTGAATATGGAAGTAACTACTGGTTCCTTTTCTATGGTGGCTGAGGAG GACTCCGAAGATTTGAGAAAAGATGGCGCTGAAGAAATTTTGGAACGCATTACCGATCTTGTAAATGAAACTCTCGCAGAGGATGCTTCTTTCAACATTTTGTTATCTCAGGAAGGTATCCTTGCTGCAATTGATAGCGGGAAGTCTGAGGGAGGTCCATCTGGGCGTCATTGGGTTCTAGATCCAATCGATGGAACTAAAGG TTTCTTAAGAGGAGGCCAATATGCAATTGCACTGGCATTGCTTGATGAGGGCAAAGTTGTTTTGGGTGTGCTGGGATGTCCAAATCTTCCTTTGTCATCAATAAATAACTTGAACGGTAGCTCATCAGGAGATCAAGTCGGTGCtctcttctcagccacaattggttgTGGTGCAGAAGTACAGTCCTTAGATGGTTCTCCACCACAAAAG ATTAGTGTTTGCTCCACCGATAATCCAGTCAATGCCTCATTCTTTGAATCCTATGAAGGAGCACACACCATGCATGATTTAACTGGCTCCATCGCGGAG AAACTAGGTGTCCAAGCTCCCCCAGTTAGAATCGACAGCCAAGCAAAATATGGTGCTCTTGCCCGTGGTGATGGAGCCATTTACTTGCGCTTTCCATACAAGGGTTACAGGGAGAAGATATGGGACCACGCCGCTGGTGCAATCGTTGTCACAG AAGCTGGAGGTTTAGTAACAGATGCTTCAGGAAACGATCTGGATTTCTCGAAAGGGAGATTCCTTGATCTTGACACAGGCATCATCGCAACGAACAAGCAGCTGATGCCGTCACTCCTGAAGGCTGTCCAAGAGGCTATCAAGGAGAAAGACCAGGTGCCTTCCCCATTGTAG
- the LOC127299633 gene encoding 2-oxoisovalerate dehydrogenase subunit alpha 2, mitochondrial-like: MAAWLSSELARRAARRIAGELRRRGPGPWFPSSSTVPVLGPTAGYHRGFCSVRRFAGDTAAATATAEDSDNEFSAGELQQVVDFPGGRLSFVGEMNFVPESQRERIKCYRVLDDDGGIIYSSRFQEVSKELALKMYSNMVTLQIMDTIFYEAQRQGRISFYLTSNGEEAINIASAAALSADDIVLPQYREPGVLLWRGFTLQEFANQLFGNKMDYGKGRQMPIHYGSNRLNYFTVSSPIATQLPQAVGAAYSLKMDKKDACAITYFGDGGTSEGDFHAALNFAAVTEAPVIFFCRNNGWAISTPTTEQFRSDGIVTRGQAYGIRSIRVDGNDTLAVYSAVHAAREMAITEGRPILIEAMTYRVGHHSTSDDSTKYRLADEIEHWRTARDPVSRYRKWVQGNSWWCDAEETELRNSVRQEILQAIQVAERIPKHGLAELFTDVYDQVPSNLREQQRSLLDTIKKHPSDYPTDVPV, encoded by the exons ATGGCTGCGTGGCTGTCTTCGGAGCTGGCGCGCCGTGCCGCCAGGAGGATCGCCGGCGAGCTGCGCCGCCGCGGTCCCGGTCCGTGGTTCCCGAGCTCCTCGACCGTGCCGGTTCTTGGACCGACAGCGGGGTACCACAGGGGGTTCTGCTCCGTCCGGCGCTTCGCCGGAGACACCGCTGCCGCTACCGCTACCGCCGAGGACTCGGATAATGAATTCTCCGCCGGCGAGCTTCAGCAG GTAGTAGATTTCCCTGGAGGGAGGCTTTCCTTTGTTGGTGAAATGAATTTTGTGCCAGAGTCACAAAGGGAAAGGATCAAGTGTTACCGTGTTCTTGACGACGATGGCGGGATTATATACAGCAGTAGATTCCAAGAG GTCAGTAAGGAGTTGGCTCTCAAGATGTACAGTAACATGGTCACCCTCCAGATTATGGATACAATCTTCTACGAAGCTCAGAGGCAGGGAAGAATCTCATTCTATTTAACTTCTAATGGTGAAGAAGCAATAAACATAGCTTCTGCTGCCGCGCTTAGTGCTGACGACATTGTGCTACCTCAG TACAGGGAGCCTGGTGTTCTTCTATGGCGTGGTTTCACGCTGCAAGAATTTGCAAACCAGTTGTTTGGGAATAAGATGGATTACGGTAAAGGGAGGCAGATGCCAATACATTACGGATCAAACCGTCTGAATTATTTCACGGTCTCATCACCTATCGC CACGCAGCTCCCCCAAGCTGTTGGAGCCGCCTACTCTCTGAAGATGGACAAGAAGGATGCATGTGCCATCACGTATTTCGGCGATGGTGGCACGAGCGAG GGAGACTTCCACGCTGCTCTCAACTTTGCTGCTGTCACGGAAGCTCCAGTGATCTTCTTCTGCCGGAACAATGGCTGGGCAATCAGCACCCCAACTACCGAACAATTCAGAA GTGACGGAATTGTTACCCGTGGTCAGGCTTACGGAATCCGCAGTATCCGGGTAGATGGCAACGACACTCTTGCTGTGTACAGTGCAGTTCATGCTGCTCGGGAAATGGCTATAACTGAAGGAAGGCCTATTTTGATCGAG GCGATGACTTACCGAGTCGGGCATCACTCGACATCCGACGATTCAACAAAGTATAGGCTGGCTGACGAGATCGAACATTGGCGAACAGCTAGGGATCCCGTCTCCAGGTACAGAAAATGGGTTCAGGGGAACAGCTGGTGGTGTGATGCTGAAGAGACTGAACTGAGGAACAGTGTGAGACAAGAG ATTCTTCAAGCCATTCAGGTGGCTGAGAGGATCCCTAAGCACGGGCTTGCGGAGCTATTCACCGACGTTTATGATCAAGTTCCTTCCAACCTCCGCGAGCAGCAGCGGTCGCTGCTGGATACCATCAAGAAACACCCTTCAGACTACCCAACTGATGTCCCTGTATAG